The DNA region GTTTAAGTCTGAAGATGATCTGGGAGATGGGGCCGCTTGCTTTTCTGATGGCGGCGGTTGCCACGGTCGTTGGTGCTATTCCAGCTGCGGGAGGCGACATTGCATCTATCATTTGCTGGGGACAGGCAAAACGCTTATCCCGGCATCCGGAAAAATATGGTAAGGGATCGGAAGAGGGACTTGCCACAAGTTGTATTGCCAACAACGGCGTTCTTGGTGGCGCCCTGACGACCATGTTGACCCTTGGTATTCCGGGAGATGCTGCAACCGCTATCATGATTGGTTCGCTCATGATGTATGGAATGCAGCCCGGACCGCGAATGTTCGTGGAGAGCAAGGAGTTCGTTATCACCATCATGCTGCTGATGATTTTTGCCAATATCATCATATTGATGTATGGACTGCTTACCACCAAGGCATCGATCAAGCTTTTATCGGTGAAAAAACAGTTTATCTGGGTGACGGTTCTGATTCTTTGTATTGTCGGCTCCTTTGCCTTGAATAATTCGATGTTTGATGTCGTAGTCATGCTGATTGCGGGTTTTCTCGGGTTTTTTATGAAGCGGATGGATTATGCGCCGGGGCCCTTTATTCTTGGGCTGCTGCTCGGGAAAATTATCGAATCGAATTTGCGTCGGGCGCTCTCGCTGACTCAGGGAAGCTACAGTTTCCTTCTGACTCATCCCATCGTCATTGTTCTTGAGGTATTGATCATACTTGCACTGATTGGGCCTCTCGTAAAAAAACTGCGCAATGGCCGAAAAGCTGTTGCCTGAAAACATCTTTGCTGGAAGAGGAGAATTATGAAGAAATTTCTTAACGCCCCTGAGTCTTTTGTTGATGAAATGCTTGAGGGAATTATGGCTGCTCATCCTGATCAGATGAGCTATGTGAATGATGATATCCGCTGTGTTGTGAGAAAAGATCTTTCAAAGAAGAAGGTTGCTCTTGCTTCAGGCGGGGGCTCCGGTCATCTTCCCACCTTTATGGGCTATGTAGGAGAAGGGATGCTCGACGGCTGTCCCGTCGGCGGGGTATTTCAATCCCCCAGTTCCGACCAGATGTATGAAGTAACCAAGGCTATAGATCGCGGTGCCGGGGTTTTGTATATCTACGGAAACTACAGCGGGGACATCATCAATTTCGACATGGCCGCCGAACTTGCCGACTTCGACGATATTCGTGTCGAGACGGTGGTGGCCGCCGATGATGTTGCCTCCGCTCCGAAAAACGAAACCGAGAAGCGTCGGGGGGTCGCCGGGATCTTTTATCTTTTTAAAATCGCCGGGGCCGCGGCGGAGGCGGGAATGGACCTGGATGAGGTAAAGCGGATTGCCGAAAAGGTGAACGGCCGGGTTGCAACCATGGGCGTTGCCCTTTCACCCTGTATCATCCCCGATGTGGGGAAGCCCTCTTTTACTATCGGTGACGATGAAATGGAGATCGGTATGGGCATTCATGGGGAACCGGGAATCAGGCGGGGAAAGCTTCGCAGTGCCGATGAAGTCGTCGATGAAATTCTTCCGAAGCTTATCGATGATCTTTCTCCCGAATCCGGCAGTGAGGTATCGATCCTCGTCAACGGACTCGGCGCCACCCCGAAAGAGGAGCTTTATATCATCTACCGACGTATCGCTCAGGTGTTGAAGGAACGGGGATTGAAGCCGGTAAAGATTTATTGCGGCGAGTTTGCCACATCCATGGAGATGGCCGGTTTTTCCATCTCTATGATTTGTCTTGATGATGAACTGAAAAAATTCCTTGCCGCAGCAGCCTGTACGCCTTTCTTTGAGCAGCGAAAACTGGAGTTGTAGCCATGGCTGAACGAACGAAAGAACGTGCGGCTGTGGATACCGTGCTTGCCTCGATATCGGGGATCATGTCCGAAAATCGTGAATTTCTGATCAAGATAGACGGGGTGATCGGCGACGGAGACCTCGGCATCACCATGGATAAAGCCTTTTCTGCTGCGGCAGGAGGGGTAGTCTCCCTCGATGAACCTCAGGTTTCGA from Sediminispirochaeta bajacaliforniensis DSM 16054 includes:
- a CDS encoding dihydroxyacetone kinase subunit DhaK, with the protein product MKKFLNAPESFVDEMLEGIMAAHPDQMSYVNDDIRCVVRKDLSKKKVALASGGGSGHLPTFMGYVGEGMLDGCPVGGVFQSPSSDQMYEVTKAIDRGAGVLYIYGNYSGDIINFDMAAELADFDDIRVETVVAADDVASAPKNETEKRRGVAGIFYLFKIAGAAAEAGMDLDEVKRIAEKVNGRVATMGVALSPCIIPDVGKPSFTIGDDEMEIGMGIHGEPGIRRGKLRSADEVVDEILPKLIDDLSPESGSEVSILVNGLGATPKEELYIIYRRIAQVLKERGLKPVKIYCGEFATSMEMAGFSISMICLDDELKKFLAAAACTPFFEQRKLEL
- a CDS encoding tripartite tricarboxylate transporter permease, translating into MGIWLHVLQSLLNPGVLLYLLFGVVIGSFLGGLPGLTATMGIAILTPITFWFSPEKGFAMLIGVWNSAIWAGGLTAILVNTPGTPASIATTFDGFALTQQGKAKLALQINTVFSVFGGLFSTLILIVAAFPLAKLAIKFGPAEYFMLGLFGLTMMISVSGNSLTKGALMGFAGLLVSTVGLDPILAAKRFTFGITDLLMGVSFIPVMIGMFGVGEVLYQISVSKSDDFIERDENASGKPIDFGGERLSLKMIWEMGPLAFLMAAVATVVGAIPAAGGDIASIICWGQAKRLSRHPEKYGKGSEEGLATSCIANNGVLGGALTTMLTLGIPGDAATAIMIGSLMMYGMQPGPRMFVESKEFVITIMLLMIFANIIILMYGLLTTKASIKLLSVKKQFIWVTVLILCIVGSFALNNSMFDVVVMLIAGFLGFFMKRMDYAPGPFILGLLLGKIIESNLRRALSLTQGSYSFLLTHPIVIVLEVLIILALIGPLVKKLRNGRKAVA